The proteins below come from a single Anaerolineae bacterium genomic window:
- a CDS encoding putative 2-aminoethylphosphonate ABC transporter permease subunit encodes MPLPSVLLARLGLNEERLKRLLIWLVLAWLLLGIILPLVPLVQRSLSDRDGNWVGLANYERYFSTPALSISLANSLSVSVATTIVAVTLAFGYAYALTHTQMPGKRYFLLAAMLPLYVPPLAHGIGLVYLFGRKGLITTGFGGLLPGWDIHLYGFNGILLGELLYVFPQAVMILMVAASLADARLYEASESLRASPLRTFLTVTLPGLKFGLVSAVSVCFTLVFTDFGVPKVVGGNYNVLATDIYKQVIGQQNFEMGATISILLLLPTVIAFIADRLVQKRQMAVLSARAVPFVPKPQRWRDAAALVYCLLIALAIIGVVLTVFLAALVELWPYKLNLTLKHFDFSTVGGGGYGAFWNSVRMSMYTALIGTAITFVSAYLIEKFKPLRTVRTAAYFFSMIPMALPGMVIGLAYIFFFNPSHWKIGGLSIPNPFSFMYGTMAILVLSNIVHFYTVSFMTAMTALKQLDREFESVSESLGVPFYRTFWRVTLPLCLPALLEIAMYYFVNAMVTVSAVVFLYSPRLKLASVAIINMDDAGDTAAAAAMSVLIILTSLGVRLLYDLATHGLARRAQAWKSR; translated from the coding sequence ATGCCGCTTCCTAGCGTTCTGCTTGCGCGTTTGGGCCTGAACGAGGAACGTCTTAAGCGGCTGTTAATCTGGTTGGTGCTTGCATGGCTCCTATTGGGCATCATCTTGCCGCTCGTGCCGCTCGTGCAGCGCAGTCTCTCGGATCGCGACGGCAACTGGGTTGGGCTGGCGAACTATGAGCGTTACTTTAGCACCCCCGCGCTTTCCATCTCACTAGCCAACAGTTTAAGCGTTTCAGTCGCCACGACCATTGTGGCGGTGACGCTGGCTTTTGGCTACGCCTATGCCCTCACGCATACCCAAATGCCTGGCAAACGCTACTTTCTGCTGGCCGCTATGTTACCACTCTACGTGCCCCCGCTGGCGCATGGTATTGGCCTGGTTTACCTCTTCGGCCGCAAAGGGTTAATTACCACCGGATTCGGCGGATTGTTGCCAGGGTGGGACATCCATTTGTATGGCTTTAACGGCATCCTCCTGGGCGAATTGCTGTACGTCTTTCCGCAGGCGGTAATGATTCTAATGGTGGCCGCCAGCCTGGCCGATGCCCGCCTCTACGAGGCCAGCGAATCTCTGCGCGCTTCGCCGCTGCGCACCTTCTTGACGGTGACGCTCCCCGGCCTCAAGTTCGGCTTAGTGAGCGCGGTCTCTGTCTGCTTTACCTTGGTCTTTACCGACTTTGGCGTTCCCAAAGTGGTAGGTGGCAATTACAACGTCTTGGCGACCGATATTTACAAGCAGGTCATCGGCCAGCAGAATTTTGAGATGGGGGCGACGATCAGCATCCTATTGCTCCTCCCGACGGTGATCGCCTTTATCGCCGATCGCCTAGTGCAAAAGCGACAGATGGCTGTACTCTCGGCGCGCGCAGTGCCCTTTGTCCCCAAGCCGCAGCGCTGGAGGGATGCCGCTGCATTAGTCTATTGTTTGCTCATCGCGCTGGCGATCATCGGTGTCGTGCTGACCGTGTTCCTGGCCGCGCTAGTCGAACTGTGGCCGTATAAACTTAACCTGACCCTCAAGCACTTTGACTTTTCCACCGTCGGTGGAGGCGGATATGGCGCGTTCTGGAACAGCGTGCGCATGTCGATGTACACTGCGCTGATCGGCACAGCCATCACTTTTGTCAGCGCTTATCTGATTGAGAAATTCAAGCCGCTACGCACGGTGCGCACAGCAGCCTATTTCTTTTCGATGATCCCGATGGCGCTTCCAGGCATGGTGATTGGGTTGGCGTACATATTTTTCTTTAACCCATCCCACTGGAAGATTGGCGGCCTGTCCATTCCGAACCCTTTTTCGTTCATGTACGGCACGATGGCGATTCTAGTATTGTCCAACATCGTGCATTTTTACACGGTCAGTTTCATGACCGCTATGACTGCACTCAAGCAACTAGATCGCGAGTTTGAGTCTGTCTCTGAATCGCTAGGCGTGCCGTTTTACCGCACATTTTGGAGGGTAACGTTGCCCCTCTGCCTGCCGGCGTTGCTTGAAATAGCGATGTACTACTTCGTCAACGCAATGGTGACAGTCTCGGCGGTGGTCTTTTTGTATTCACCGCGCCTCAAACTGGCTTCTGTTGCCATTATTAATATGGATGATGCCGGCGATACAGCGGCGGCAGCGGCCATGTCGGTATTGATTATCCTGACAAGCCTAGGTGTGCGCTTGCTATACGATCTAGCGACGCATGGCTTAGCCCGACGCGCTCAAGCATGGAAGTCCCGTTGA